ACTCACCTGTGTATGTATTGTGACATATCTTTACCATGGTTGCCACagcttttcagtttttcagtcAAACACGTCCTACGTCCTAGCTAGCCATTGGACAGTTAGCATCAGCTCGGACAGAGGTCGCCATCTTACGTCATATCACGGGACAAGACTAACGGTAACTTTTGGCAGTTAGAAAATGAGCCACACCCTCCTTGTTGTACTTTAAATGAGTACAGTGTCAGGGTGTTCAGGAACCGATTCCCTCCGTGACTATTAAACACCTTCCCACTTCTTCGTTTAAAATATTAAGGCACTTAGAGTTAATTAGCATAAAGTGCGAGAGAACCGATGGGTAATGTTATGCTAAAGGACACAGCTAACATAGCAAACAAGGCTAGCAAATGAGGCCACACAGCAGACTACAACAGGATAGGAAGCACAGTTTCCCTcggagacacaagaaacaccaTTACTGTTCCACTCAAAGGTAACGTATGTATTCCTCGTTAATATCACAGCTACCTTTTAAAACTTAATAGAGAAAATATTGTCCAGTGCTGATAATGTATCATAAGAAGTTGCAGTGTAGCTCCTCAGCCTTAGGGAAGTTCATCTCTTTTAGGTAGGCGTACATTTTGTGATAAGTGATTTTAATGATAAACCAAAGAACCTAACCAGATGTTATCAATATATCTTTATTTCAACGCAGATAAAACAACAGGAGAGAAGCGCTCTCTTAAGGTGCATTTTCACTACAAATTAAGCTGATATCTAAAGTGCTTTTAGATTGAAATGCaaaactggaaaacaaaaaaacatttcttatttgcaaaaataGTACATTAGAACAAGATGTAAGGCAAGGCAAATACATTgaacaaaaaaaccaacaaattcAGAGACTTTTCTTGATCTGTATGGGAATAATGCaatatgatttgatttgatatgatatgataaaaCATAAGCAAAATAGTTTTCCTGGGAAAAAGTGAATGTGCGCACCCTTTTCCCACCACtgaaagcacatttttaatgGATCGAGCACTCAGTCCCCGTATGTGTGTATGAAAAGGCATAGAAAAGCTTATTTATTTGTTGAGAAATAGCTGTGTATAACGCCTTAATCTACTTCTTATCTTCCACTATCTCAATATTCCTCATCCTTCCCTACTAATTCATATCactctcctccacctgccccctcccctcccagGGTGTGATATACTCCCTCCTTCACTCCCTGTTTCTTCAGTGCTTCATACCCCCCTGCTCCTTCTGCTGCCCCCGCCTCTCCCAGGGTGTGATATACTCCCTCCTTCATTCCCTGTTTCTTCAGTGCTTCATACCCCCCTGCTCCTTCTGCTAACCCCTCCTCTCCTAGGGTGTTATATACTCCCTCCTTCATTCCCTCTTTCTTCAGTGCTTCATacccccctgctcctcctgctgcccccTCCTCTCCCAGGGTGTCATATACTCCCTCCTTCATTCCCTGTTTCTTCAGTGCTTCATACCCCCCTGCTCCGCCTGCTGCCCCCTCCTCTCCCAGGGTGTTATATACTCCCTCCTTCATTCCCTCTTTCCTCAGAGCTTCATacccccctgctcctcctgctgctccctctcctcccaggGTGTGATATACTTCCCCCTTCATTCCCTCCTTCTTCAGTGCTTCATATTCACCCTTCCTCTCTCCGCCCGTTGCTTCCGGGTGAAGGGTGTCGTACTCGGCTTCCCTTTTGGCACCACCAGCTATCACCTCGTATTTGTCATCACCTTTGTCTCGTGTCCTCAGCGCCACATCCTCATATATTGGtcctttaaagaaaaatgaGTGAAGTTAATTGCCTTCAGTGCGCTTACGGACAGTGACAAGAGTAGTATTTACTCACCTGTGGCATTTCTCTTCTTGTACCATAGACAAAAAACAAGTGTAGAGACTAAAATTAGAATGAGCAGCACGATGACCACAAACACGATTGCGATTTCggatttgatgtttttgatgGGAGGTGTatctgaaacagaaacaaaacataatcCCTGTGACCATTTTAGCAACTTTAGGCAGTTTACTATAGAGGTCTGGCCATCAGCACTTCGATACATGAATTTTAAAAGCAACATTTGACATCTAACAGAGCTAGCTCCAACATGCCAGATAATCTGTAGCCAAACTGATGAAGCAGATGCAGTCTGATGTCTGAGGACTTTTAGGGCCCAGGATGGGTGAAGATCCAAATACCACTGGATCCTAcaattcccataatgcaacttgtGTTATTTGTTAAACCCTTTCTGCCTATGTCTGTCAAATCCCATTTCCCCTTGTCTGTAAGAAATCATGACTCAAACAGTGTGTCCAGGAGCCAGATGCTTAAAACTGTGTAGAATCACAAGTAAAATGGTGTGGACTTTTGCATACGCTTTCTTTCCAACAGATCAATAAAGACGTTCCTATGCTTGAtctgttttatctgttttataGATCGGTGTCAACAGTGTGCATCGTCACATAGGCATGAGCTTCATTTCTGCAAGCTTCAACGGATGTACAAATGCCCTGAAACACCCATTTGCATGTTGATAATTATGCCCATTCCACACTCATTTGACCTGAagaaaggcaaagaagaaaaagtacAACTGATCGTGTTTCATCAGTCATCAGTTACAGAAATATCAAAGTCCATTAGCAGGAACTTACAAACATAACTGCTGCTGAGAAAAGACATCCCTTTGTCCCACACAGCTCTGCAGGCATAAGCACCTCTCTGCGGTGGCATCACGGACCCTTTGCTGTAATCTTTAAGGTGTGATGGCTGACCATCAACATCACCTTTGTAGTACCAATGATAGGAAGCATCACTGGGACAACGTGGACAAGAACACGACAAGCCGTTGTTTTCAGACAGAACCGCCTTCATAGAAGCCACTGAAAAAGGACAAATGAGGACACTTTGAAACATGTCTGCTGGAGAGAAGAATGCATGTGAAAAGCATACAGTATCACACAAAAGAGGGGACTGAATTAAGAACATCAGCAGCCACTGCAGTCAAAGTTTTGGATATGCATACCTTGGACAAACATCTCTTGATCATCAGAGGTCATTTTGTACGGGTGCCCTCCAGTGCTATCCTTGTATGTGAAGGTGGCATCACACTTATATCTGCCCTTGTCAGATTCTGTCACGTTGGGCAAAGTGTAAGTAGGATTGGCACTGTCCAGTAATATTGCACCATCTTTGTAGAAAGTTGTGTGGCTGATTCGGTTTGTGCCCGAGACAAGGCACCTCAAAATCAGATTTTCCCCAGCTACAGCAGGCAGATGATACATTTCCAGCAATACTTCCTTGTCTGAAAGAAGATGAAGATTGTTTTATCTCCATAATTTaaactaataaaaataaaaacagttggTGAACGTAGTGGAGTATTTAGCAGTTAAATGGCCAGATAGTCCCCTCAGGAGTGGGTCCAGAACAAAAAGGGAGTTAGaagtagggctgggtgatatggccttaaaatgaTATGGCCATATTTCTATGCTATATGACAATACATAATatagatttatatttttttattcatatattttgaaatcttcTCTAAACATCTCCTAAATATAACAATATTTTTGAACAAATACCTCTATCGATATTGCAACATtttgtagggatgactatttgtacttttacaaaatatgaaaatatactaATCCTAGAAATTAAGCCCTATGATAAGAGTAGGCCTACCTGAGGTCCAGACTGTGATTTGGTTACTTCTAATTTGTTGATAACGGTCAGTACACCAGAAAATTGTCTCAGGAACTTCCAGACTCCTGGGTTGAAAGTCCAGACTGTCAGTGTTATCCTCCGTCTTCAACAAAATCTTCCTTGTCCTGTCTCCCCTGTAGACCCAGCAGTTCCATCTCCCCAGATACTTGTCATTGTAGAGATTCAGGACAACTGCACTTCCAGTCTTCATCACTGGGTGGCCTGTCTTGATGGTGAGTAAGGCTCTGGGAGCGTATGCTGAATGGTAAATAGATAAATGTTACTATTATTTGTGTGTACTCCTTTTACACTTTGGGAGTTTAAACTCCACTGTGCTAATGTTAATGTGGTATATTTACCATGGACGTCGATGGAGTGACTTTCACTTCTTTGCCCATTGCTTTCACACTCATAAGAGCCTGACCGGTCGGGAGTAGCAGATGCTACCCTCCAGGTTTTTGTCTTCACTGCTTGCTCGTTGCCGTTGAAATACCATTTCACTGTGCTTCCACTTTGGCTGTTGTCACAGCTCAggtaaaacaagtccccagagAAAATCTCTTTTAATGCGGGTGACACAGAGACTaaggagggaggagacaaaGGTAAAGAAGACAAACGGTCATTAAGTTCTTATGTAGACATTCTGACACCTGGTACAATTTATGTAATCGGCAGAAACTACAAACGGCTGTTGTAACTtggtacatttactcaagtactgtacttagaTATAAATTTGAGTTGCTTTTTCATTCAACTTTTTActtgtactccactacatttgtctgacGGCCTTAGTTTCTATTTAGTTTTCAGAATAAGTTTTTTAAACCATTCCTTTCTAGTGAAAACCACGCATCTCCAAACTTGGTGATTTTGAATTTTCTGATGAACTGATCGTTGGAGTATTCCTTTATGAGTTGTGAAAATCCTCCTTGAGCTGATTTAAAGCTCCTATTTGTAATagagttgatttttgagtctcattcccaactcatgaAATGCAAACCATATGGTTACCAGGTTAGTAAGATTAGCTGGTCACAAAGCTGAAAcaggcagttttttttaatcactttgaAGACAGTGATGCTTCAAACATAAGATGATCTTAtaaatatgatgcattgctATAGATTTAACTATGCAACATTATTTTAAGTAGTTAAATTCACAACCACAAAACGACTACTACAGTAAAATGCATAGTTACTACGGTAATTATTAGCCCAAAAATTCATATATGATGATAAAACACTGACAAGGACCATTTTACTgcactgtacttttacttttgatggTTAAAATGTTGCTTAAAATACATACTTTTACTTCAATAAGGTCAATTAAGTGCTTCTCTTAATGGAGTATTTTAATAGTGTTATATTAGTACTTTTAACTAAGTAATGGTACTTCTCCCACCACTGCTGACAACTTGGGGGGCAGACTGCTTTTGCAAACTTGTGAGCACTTATTACCTTGTGGCTTTTGCTGACATCTCACCAGGAGCACGGACactgaaacaaaatgttaaGAAAAGTTATTCTTCAAGAAACAAATAGTTTTTGATAACACAGTCTACATTTGTCTCTGCTAGATCAGGTCGAATATCAAAATGGTGATTCACAAAATCTACTTTTTATGCAGCATCACACATCTGTGAACTTTTAATTGTAGTTTGGGAATAAAATAATCTATTTAGACTCAAACGGTGTTCCTAgagctgtgtgttgttttttcacatgtatttttagttaatgaaattaaattgtCTGTAGGTGGTGCTATTTTTCATGTTGTCTCTTCAGCCACAGGGCCGAGTACTGctcatggctttttttttttaattcaatctGATTTGACAGCTTAATTACATTGCATTGCTGTCCATTGATTCTTCTGTACAAAGGAACTcataaatatgttaaaaaaaaagtttgtgtgGTGAACCTGAAGTAAAATCGAAGAATAAGTGATCACTAATctttctataaaagcaaggaatctctgtctgtctgtctgtgtgtgtgtgtgcgtgtgtgtgtgtgttcctcaaatatctctgtggatcaggatcgaactgacctgagagtttcaacatggctgctgcgtggttcaagggtgtgcaacttcgcatttgtttggactgcaatgatacctttaataaatgatttcataaatgctttacaaattcgcaagcattgtccaccggagctaccacagtcacgtgcgcaccagagccaatcactgcagagcccaccgccaccccccaccttaagaaacaagcagatttatacctgcagcggcgcgagctggaccgggatttcgCCGgcagttcggtcccgttctgttctgtaataaggtgtttttttttttatatgttcaGCTATAAATGCCTTTGTGCGTTGGTATATCTGTGgactacggaagaggattagggccacatgtgaattttttttttagttctgactttaaagtcagaattctgagaaaaaagtcagaagttaaaaaaaatgtacatgtgcagacttctgactttattctcagaattctgagaaaaaagtcagaattctgactttaatctcagaattctgacttttttctcagaattctgactttaaagtcagagctaaaaaaaaaattcacatgtggccctaatcctcttccataGTGGACAGTATGAGTttccaaaatatatattttttaaatttactttataATGCAGGAAATTCAAATCAATTCTTAAATGCATGTATATataccagggtttcccctacatgtaattgactgtggcgcaccgccacggcaaaataaaagccgccacaccttcaaaattcaggcataaataaatccaatgttagagaaaggaaatattttaccatCGTCTttcaccgcagtctttgacgttaactagcatgttagATATTtcgcttgataattagctagaggattaaatggtcacttagagcagagtcctgcacgggtcaccgcatccgaccagTTTTCCGACACAacttacattccgcacccgagccgacccggtataaattgataccgacgtccaaaggaaaattggacggacgcaatttttaaaagtgaaagtaagacagcgtagAGGGaatgagttctgggagggcgcaagcacgcatgaatgagctcatatgaaatataaatgcttttcatttgtgttgctaataatgactgatgataagtgacgacttgaaaatggcaatcgtaaaacccgacccacctctccaggcgtccgcatgtcctgcatctgtgtccaacacagtacattatttttcacccgtgcaggactctgacttagatagCTCCTcttttgaaacaaataataaaaatagcatttctttacaatattagagttcatgatggctgtgtgagagcattataaccagagaaaaaaaaaagaaattccctaagtagcctatgacataagtataaatattacagtatgatgacccaaactgatgacccccccccccgcgcgcgcgccacagtctcagaaaatactgggggAAATGCTgatatacacatataaatatacacattaCTGGCCCAAAAATGATATAATTTAATAATGTTATTAGATCGATATCCAAGCTCTTTTTCAGTATATTTACGTGTAGAtggtggttgttttattttaaaaatgatattCTTTACATTTATTGGCATTTGAAAGATCATGCATTTATCAACATTTATAAAAGTGCAGATAacgtttttaaaacatttgttaacTGTCTCATTTACATGCCAAATTTAGTTTTTCTGGCCTGCATTTATCTTTTTCAGAGTAACTGAATTTCTTTAATTTTAGTTGTGCCtgcatgaatgtatgtatgcatgttaCTTATGTACAGTTTTAAGCAAAATGTCTGCAAAGACTATTTCATCAGTTCTTAATGTAAAAtctaatattttgttttattcatatgTTTTAATATGTCAATTTTAATATACATATTCCTAGTACAGATGCaatatatgattattatttttaaattatagATCAAATGTTAAACAGAAATGAATAATTTAACTGAATTGTTTGTGTAAATGTCAAGAGAACAATGTAAATACAGTATACTTGCAGTATACAAAAGCCATTGTCGCCATGTATGGGCATCTgtgtatgcacacacaaaatcaactttgatttgaaaaaattaaaaactaaattgtAATTTTTGCTTTAATTTGTAATTCGTTATTATCACATTTTTTCAGTGGGCATAACGTTGACTTGCACAATCACACAGCCTAATTAAAACATTCAGCTTACTGCACCAATGTTTGATTTAGGGTTAAGCCGGGACATTTTTTGCCATCtgtaaggaaaatgacaaattcaTTGTATTTGAAATGATCGAGTGCCAAACATGACAAAGATACGATCAGAGCCCTTACCACACCTAAGTGATTTCTATGTAggcaaaaaacatatttattgtatttgttaaaacattaaatgcaaaatatttttgcattttttcgCATGTTGAAAATTGCACTTAGTTGAATGTTTGATTAATGGCATCTCCAAGCTGCAGTGACTCCACCCAAGCCCTCACCCTTGGTTTCTGTGTTATACACACTGCAACATGTGATGTTATATAGATAAACATCAGTGTAAAGTCTCTATTAAATCTCAATACATTTCTGCCAAAAAACATGACATAGATATTATTATACTAACAAAAATGAAAGGCTTACAATCCTAAAACCACCTTAAACCCCAGCAGCAATCCTGGTTCATGTTTCTTTGGATCTGTCTTACCTGCCAGGAGCAGCAGATGAATTCCTGCCCTCATTGCCTGGCCAGTGTCTCACATGCAGGAGAAACAACACTATGACAAAAGTACTGAGAAGTGACCAGGCTAACAAGTTGACTGTTTCAATTATTCAGTCACCACATTGAGGAAGTTGAATGGGGAGAGGGCGGCGGTCTTCCTAGAATCTTACCAAAGTCACTTGTACAAGGAGACAAATGCTTGCAAGATTATTAGTCAGAATGAAACACAGAGATGACAGTGAATTCACAGTATATACATTCACCATAATACATGACAAAAGGGAGAAACCAGAAGTAGATGCTTAAGAAAGCATTTAATCTTTCCAGGCAGTTAAAAAGTTCCTTATAACAAATATAAATGGCAATATATACAAAAGCTTTATTTGCTTCCCCAAAAGCCAAACCCCAACTACAAGGAGGAAGTACAGTAGAAAGCAGTGGGTAAACTTGATCATACCATGACTAAAAACACAATACTACAAAAGACTAAGTAATTACAAAATCAAATGTCTAATTCAAGCTTAACAAGAATAGCAAACAATAGACCAAAAACAAAAGCCCACTTTTGTATGGGAAACAACAGATAAACCATTTAGTAAAACTCTAGATAACTCTAGAGCTTACATGAAAGACACCTAAAGTCACAGAACAATACAGAGGCAGGAGAAACATAATCTCACTGCATTGTAATTTAAACTGAATCCTATAAATAATTCTAGTAATGATAGTAATTTGTCCTTCGGAGCTAAAGGTGAACCTAATACTCCTTTTACTCAAAACTAGTTGTGCGTTCAGGTGGTCACTGTCATAATAAAAGAAACACTTCAGTTTGTCTGCGATACACAGCTTATCAGGCATCTAAGAGTAGAATATTAAGTTTACGCCTGACTTTTATCATTTACTTCTCGGAGCACACCTATTTGTCTAATTTATGTGACTGGCAGAAAACTGAATGCAATATGATCATAGTATGATAGATCTGATCATGCAAACAATACACCGGCTGCATTTTTAGAAGCATCTGGTGAAGCCATTAAGAGTTACAGTACTTGAAATGTTCAATCCTATTAATAATTGTATGaacaatatgaataataatTTCAGAAAGTTTATGAAATAGCCGTTAGTGTTCTCTTGACATCAAAAGTTTCACTCTTGCAGTTGTTATAAATAATCAGAATTGACCGTCTACTTTTGCTTACCGAGAAGACAGTTTCTGGGTCACAAAGGGGAAGCTGACTCATCATTTGGCCAACACTGTTAAACCGCTGGATGTAAGGGTGTGAATGAAACAGACGTAGAAGCTCTGGGGTGAAAAGAGAGATCTGAAGTAACGTGACATTTGTCACTTAACATAGGACAATGTTGTTAACCTGTCCATAACCCATGTGTCAAggtccggtttta
Above is a genomic segment from Sparus aurata chromosome 20, fSpaAur1.1, whole genome shotgun sequence containing:
- the LOC115571064 gene encoding uncharacterized protein LOC115571064, which produces MRAGIHLLLLAVSVLLVRCQQKPQVSVSPALKEIFSGDLFYLSCDNSQSGSTVKWYFNGNEQAVKTKTWRVASATPDRSGSYECESNGQRSESHSIDVHAYAPRALLTIKTGHPVMKTGSAVVLNLYNDKYLGRWNCWVYRGDRTRKILLKTEDNTDSLDFQPRSLEVPETIFWCTDRYQQIRSNQITVWTSDKEVLLEMYHLPAVAGENLILRCLVSGTNRISHTTFYKDGAILLDSANPTYTLPNVTESDKGRYKCDATFTYKDSTGGHPYKMTSDDQEMFVQVASMKAVLSENNGLSCSCPRCPSDASYHWYYKGDVDGQPSHLKDYSKGSVMPPQRGAYACRAVWDKGMSFLSSSYVYTPPIKNIKSEIAIVFVVIVLLILILVSTLVFCLWYKKRNATGPIYEDVALRTRDKGDDKYEVIAGGAKREAEYDTLHPEATGGERKGEYEALKKEGMKGEVYHTLGGEGAAGGAGGYEALRKEGMKEGVYNTLGEEGAAGGAGGYEALKKQGMKEGVYDTLGEEGAAGGAGGYEALKKEGMKEGVYNTLGEEGLAEGAGGYEALKKQGMKEGVYHTLGEAGAAEGAGGYEALKKQGVKEGVYHTLGGEGAGGGE